The Persephonella hydrogeniphila region TCTCGCATCTGCAACGTAATAAGGATTGAGTATTTTCAATGCATCTTCTTCAAAGAGTTCTGAAAAATCTTTAAGCTCTTCCAGTGTTATGCTCTCAAGTTCTCTGTTCTGGCTTGTTAGATAGGCAACAATCTGTCCCACAACATGGTGAGCCTGTCTGAAAGGCATACCTTTTCTTACGAGATAATTTGCAAGATCTGTTGCCAGAGAAAAGCCACCGGCAGCCTTTTCCATAATATCTTTTCTGGGCTTTAACCCCTCTATTATTTTTGTCATTCCTATAATTGAACCTTTAACTGTTCTTACAGCATCAAAAACAGGCTCTTTATCTTCTTGGAGATCCCTGTTGTATGCCATAGGAAGACCTTTTACAACTGTTAGCAGGGCTATTAAATCTCCGTAGACTCTACCTGTTTTTCCCCTTATAAGCTCTAAAACGTCTGGATTTTTTTTCTGTGGCATAATTGATGAGCCTGTAGTTAGCTTATCAGGAAGCTCTACAAATGAAAACTCTGTAGAGTTCCATATTATAAGGTCTTCAGACTGCCTTGACAGATTTGACATGCAGATTGCAGCATCTGACAGAAACTCAATAATTGCATCCCTTGAGGCAGTTGCATCGAGGGAATTCCTCATTACCTGAGAAAATCCCAACTCTTTTGCTGTCATCTCTCTATCTATAGGAAAATCCACACCTGCAAGGGCACCGCTTCCAAGGGGCATCTGGTCTATTCTTTTCAGTGTATCTCTGAATCTCTCTTCATCTCTGTTGTAAATCTCAAGGTATGCCAGAAAGTAATGTGCCATTCTTACAGGCTGTGCCCTCTGGAGATGGGTGTATGCAGGCATTACAATATCTACAGTCTCTTTTGCTTTTTTCAGCAGTGCCTTCTTAAGTTCTAATAAAAGATTTATTATGTCTTCTGTCTGCTCTTTCAGATAAAGTCTGAAAGCTGTTATTACCTGATCATTTCTGCTTCTTCCTGTATGAAGTTTTCCTCCAGTATCACCTATTTTTTCTATCAATGCTTTTTCTATATTCATATGAACATCTTCAAGCTCTTTTTTCCAGCGAAACTTTCCTTCCTCTATCTCTTTTTTAATTTCTTCAAGCCCTTTTATTATCTTTTCTGCATCTTCTTCAGGTATTATTCCCTGTTTTCCAAGCATTCTTGCATGGGCTATGCTTCCTTTTATGTCATAAATTGCCAGTTCTTTATCAAAGGAGATACTCTCGGTAAACTCCTCAACAAATTGATCTGTTCCTTCAGAAAATCTTCCACCCCATAATTTTTTTTCCATTTTCTCTCCTTCCATTGACTTAGTCGGTATATATACTATAACTTATCTTTATGGACGCAAAAATAAAAAAATCAGCCGTAATATATATATTCATATTTTTACTGTTATCAATCGGTATATGGTTTTTGTTTGACCTTAAAAAAATACAGAATAAACAGGTTTATCTCAACCAGAAAATTATAAAAGCAGCTGCCGAGTTTAAAGCGACCCTTAACGGGTACAAAATGGTTATTGATTTTGTTGAGAATAAGTATTTTATAGACCCTGATATTCTCAAGATTATATACCTATGTATGAAATCCCCCCCTGAAAAGAGAGCTAACTGTAAGAAAACTCTGTTTAAAAAACTAAAGCCTCTGTATACAGAGATGAAAAAGTACCAGATAAATTATGTACAGCTGAGATTTCCTGATGGGACTGTTTTTTTCAGATTCCACAGACAACAGATAAAAGAAAGCCCACTAAAAAGTAAAAAAAATTTTATTTTTGGAGAGAATAAAAGAATAACAGGAGGTTTTAGATTTCCTTTTGAGCTTTACTACAAAAACATTTTTCTTGGAACAGGAGAAATCATAGTATCTTATGATGCTATAAAAGAAGAACTGAGGAGAATATTTAAAGGGGAGTATCGATTCCTTGTGTATAAAGATTTTATGCTTAACAGAGTCCTGAAGGAAGAAAGGAAAAGCTACATTCAGAGCGATATATCTCCAGATTTTTATTATGTTAGCTCTGGAAAGAGAAATTTCCAGATAGATCCTGAGATTCTTGCAGAGATAAACAGAAAATTAAAGGAAAAAATAAAAGATAAAGTAGGCAGATTCCGGAACTTTGCTGTTGATGTTAATGTAAATGGTGATTACTATGTAGTCTCATTTATCGTAATAAGAAGTATGAAAGGTGAAAAAATAGGTTATCTTGTATATTATGAGAAGGATAATACTATATCTTTATTTGATGAGACTTTCCTGATAATGTATGCAAGTGTTGAGTTTGCCCTTGTAGCTATGCTTGGACTTATCATAACTACAATTAAAAGGGGAGAGAAGTTCAGAATCCTTTCAGAGATAGATACACTTACAGGGATATACAACAAAGGTAAATTTAACAGAGTTTTAGATGAAGAACTGAAAAAGGTAAGAAGATACAAAAGACCCCTCGGTCTTATACTTTTTGATATAGACCATTTTAAAAAGATAAATGATACATACGGACATCAGGTAGGTGATTATGTTCTGAAAACAGTAGCAAAGATTGTGAAGGACAATATCAGAGATACAGATATATTTGCCAGATGGGGAGGAGAGGAGTTTGTTATCCTTGCACCGGAGACAGATATTAACGGCCTGAAAATACTTGCTGAAAAATTGAGAAAAGCCATAGAAGATTATAACTTTGAAAAAGTAGGAAAAGTAACAGCAAGTTTCGGTATAACAGAAGCGATACCGGAAGATACTGTCGATTCTGTTGTAAGAAGAGCAGATGAAGCACTGTACGCAGCGAAAGAAAGGGGCAGAAACAGAGTCGAGATTATTTTACCTGAGATTTAGTCTTATCAAGTTTAATGCATACTGTGAGACGGCAAGTCTTATATCGTTTCTTTCTCCTTTAAAAACGACCCTGTGAACCTCTGTTTTTTTTCTATCAGAATAACCTATGTAATGAAGTCCAACTGGCTTTTCTTTTGTTCCCCCTGTAGGTCCTGCAATTCCTGTGTCAGATACAGATATGTCTGTTTTTAACAGGGTTTTAACACCTTCTGCCATCTGTTTTGCAACAGGTTCACTTACAGCTCCGTACCTTTCTATATCTTCTTTTTTTACACCGAGGGTGTTTACCTTTACCTGATTTGAGTATGAAACAACTCCTCCCATCATATACTCTGAAGCTCCCGGAACATTTACTATCCTTGTAGCTATAAGCCCTCCTGTTGATGATTCTGCTGTTGATACTGTGAGACCTTTTTCTTTAAGGATATTTCCTACAATCTCTTCCATCTCCTTTTCTTCTTCTGTATATATAAGCTCTCCTAATCTTTCTCTTATCACTTTTACCTTGTTTTCCAAAAAGAACTCATTTTTATCCAACACAAATATATCCACTCCTTTTGGAGAGCTGTTCAATACTATATCTTCTATATCTGATAGAATGTCGTTGATCTCAGCCTCCGGTTTTCCAAAGGTTCTGAAAAGATGAACCCTTTTCTCCTGTTCTTTTAATCCAAGATAATCAAGGGCTTTTAGAACCATAGGTTTCATCTCTGAAGGAACGCCAGGAACTGCAACAATAGCTTTTTTCACATCATCAAGAACCTTAATAAATCCTAAAGCTTTACCGACAGGATTTTCTATTTTTCTGGCTCCGTAGGGAAGCTTTGCCATCTTTTTTATATTTTCTGTAATCTCCCTTCCCTGTTCCTTAAGTGTGTTTTTTATTGTTCTGAGCCATTCTTCATCAAATATAAGAGGAACACCTATAGCTTCTGAGATAGCATTCCTTGTCATATCATCTTCCGTTGGTCCTAAACCTCCTGAAACAATAACAACATCAGATTTATCCATACCTATTTTTATCGCATACTGTATCTGGTAAATATCGTCAGGAGCTATATGTATACCTATAACCTCTCCACCCCTTTTAAACACTTCTTTAGATATATAAAGTGAGTTCTTTTCCTGTTTTAGACCTGTTGTAAATTCTGTACCTGTTATCACAATAAAAAATCTCATTTTATCCTCCCTGAAATTTCTCCTCCAGAAGATATCTTTCTACAAGGGACTCAATAATATCTCTTTTTATAATACCTAAAACTGTGTTTCCGTATATAACAGGAAGTTCATCAATCTGGTATCTATTCATAAGTTTTATCGCTTTCAAAAGTGTATCGTAGGGGCTGACAAAAACCTCTAAAGATTGTGCTATTTCCCATACAGTAATATATTCCCATCTGTCTCTGGGTATTTCCTTTATTCTGTTTATATCTACTATGTAAATTTTGCCGTCCTTCCCTATGACAGGAAATATACTGCTTCTGTAGAACGGATAGTAATGAATCATAAAATCTGCTACTGTTTCATCAGGTAAGACAGGTTTTACTGTATTCATAAACTGCTCAACTCTGTATTTAGAGAGTATTACACCTAATTTCGTTTGTTCATAACTTACTTTTGCTGCATTTTTCAGAAAAAGACCTAAAAATCCATACCACATCGCATTGATTAATGATCCCTGTATAAGAGACAGTACTCCTAAAAGCATAAGGAAATAAGCAAAAGCTGTTCCTGTCATACTGCTGATTTTCGTTGCTGTAAGCAGATCTTTCTTTGCCCATATTATTGACCGTAGTATTCTTCCTCCATCAAGGGGGAATGCAGGTACCAGATTAAAAAGGGCGAGGGCAAAGTTTACAAGCATGAGGTAGTTTATAATTCCGTTTATTAAGTCGTTTACAGGGTACAATAAAGCAAGTATGTAAAATAAAAATCCTAAGAAAAAACTACATAACGGTCCTGCCACGGCAACCAAGAACTCCACTTTAGGAGATGGGGCTTCTTCCTCGATCATCGCAACTCCACCAAAAATAAATAGATCTATCTCCCTGACAGGTATTCCATGCTTTATTGCTACAAGAGAGTGGGAAAGCTCATGGAGTAAAACAGAGCCAAAAAGGAGTATCGCAGATACTCCCCCTACTATCCAGTAAACAATGAAACTGTGTCCAGGGTAGTAGTTCGGGAAAAAGTACTCTGCAAGAGTAAGAGAGATAAGAAAAAAAACTATAAACCAGCTAAAATCAAGATTTACCTGTATACCAAATATCTTAAAAAGGGGGATAGACTTAAATCTCATTATTCACCTTATGAGTTTAAATTTCTTAGCTGTTGAATATATCATATCTGTAATAATATGAACAATTTCAGAGAGGATAAGACCTATCAGAAAAGAGACAGTAAAGGGGTGTTTAATATAAAACATCAGCTGCTGCTGTGGTATATCGATGCTATTTAATAGATCAGGTTTTGAGAAATACAGAACACCTGCTAAGATAGATAAAAGTAGTAAAAAGAGTATTAAAAGGTACAGTATTTTTAAAACAGATCCTACAACAGGTAGATGGGAAACTCCTCTGTGGGAAAATATTTTTGTATACGGAAGCCATATAAATCTTAGGAGTTTCCATCTCCTGTTAGGTTTAGAGTGGTATATATCGTTATCAGGAGATAGGAAAAAAGTTCCTACAAGATATCCTCCAACAAAACCTGAAAAGCTTTCAGGTTGAAGGTAGTATACAGCTACAGGAAGAAGCGAGAGGTTTATAATATCATGTGTTCTCCCTGCAGCCACATCTAATCACCTATTTGCCTTCTACAGGTTCCATAACAAAGAATTCTGCTCTTCTGTTTGTAAATCTGTTGAGGGGTGTGTTGTTATCAAACAGATAATCTTCTTTTCCTTTTCCTATTATCTCTATTCTGTCAGGTGATATTCCATGGTCAATCAGGTATTTTTTTATTGATTCTGCCCTTTTCCTTGCAAGCCTGTCGTTGTACTCTTTGCTGCCTATAGAATCTGTATATCCTACAATCTTAATTTTCAGTTCTTTGTTTGCTTTTAGATATCTTGTTATTACGTTAAGGTAAGGAAGATAATCCTTTTTTATGTTGTATCTATCAAAATCAAAATGTATCCTTGCGTGCATCTTTAACGGTTTATATCCTGCTTTTTTCTCTTTTTGAGCAACAGTTTCCTTTTCTTCTTTTTGTTCTTCTTTCATCGATAATTTCTTTTCCGATTCAAAGGGATTTGTTCCCTGTTCTATCTCTTGATAGCATGGAATTCCATCGCCGTCCTGATCTGAATACACCTTCTCCCTTGCAAGAGATATATATTTTTTTGCAAAGATTTACCTGTTGAGCAGCGTATGTGGCTGAGAAAGAGCCTGCAATCAGTACAGAAGCTATTAATTTTCTCATTACTATTCCTCCCCGTATCTTTTAGCCATAGCTTTAAGAGCCCATTCAATAGCTTTCATTGCCGCAGCGTTTCCTGCTTTTGTGTTCAGTTTTGATGTCTCTTCTCTTGCTATGTAGTAGTAAGTCTCTGCCTTGTAGTACTCGTAGGGAGCGAGTGTAGGACATCCACTCTCAAAGGCAGCTTTTATGGAGTTCTGTGCCTCATCAAGCAGTTCAGTTGTTGTTGTTGTATCTCCAGCGAAGGAATGGGTTGATAAGATTATAGAAAACAAAACCCCTATTAACAGTCTCATATTACCCTCCTTTTTTTCTATTATCGGAAAATATCCTTCCTATATTAACTTATCGGTAATGTTAAAATATTCTACTACTAAATTTAACTGTGAGGTTCAAGATGTTCAAGTCAATGATTGATAAATTAAAGTCTGGTCTTGAAAAAACAAAAAAACAGTTTGTTGATTCATTTAGTTCCATATCCTTTGGAAGAAAAATTGATGAAGAGCTGTTTGAAGATATAGAAATGATACTTTTAAAGGCAGATGTAGGAGTAAAGGCAACAGAAGAGATAATAGATTTTCTCAGAGAGGAAAGCAAAAGAAGAAGACTGAAGGATGGAGAACAGTTAAAGGAACTGCTGAAAGAGAAACTGTACGAAATTCTAAAAGAGTGTGAATCCCCACTGAACCTTGGAGAAGAAAGACCCGCTGTAATACTGTTTCTTGGGATTAACGGAAGTGGAAAAACAACCACAGTAGGAAAGCTTGCAGCCCAGTTTGTAAAAGATGGTAAATCTGTGGTTCTTGCTGCTGCTGATACATTCAGAGCTGCTGCTATAGACCAGCTTGAGGTATGGGCAGAAAGGGCAAAGGCACGGATTGTAAAACATTCCCCTGGGTCAGATCCTGCTGCTGTTGTTTATGATGCTGTAAATTCTGCAAAAAGCAGAGGAGATGATATTGTTCTTATAGATACAGCTGGAAGACTCCATACAAAAGAGCATCTTATAAAAGAACTTCAAAAGATAAAAAGAACAATTAAAAAATTGATGCCTGATCAACCTGTAGAGACAATACTTGTTCTTGATGGAACTATAGGACAGAACTCTATAAATCAGGCTAAGATATTTAAAGAGGCAACCGATGTTACTGGAATAGTTATAACAAAGCTTGATGGGACAGCGAAAGGTGGTGCTATCATCCCTATATGTAAAGAGCTTAAGATTCCTATTAAGTTTATAGGAGTGGGAGAAGGAATAGAAGATTTACAACCTTTTGACGCAAAGGCTTTCGTCGATGCTTTATTTGACTGATATAGTGTATCCTCCCCTTCTGGGGTCTCCTGCCCCTTCAAAATCCCCTGTAACGGCCTGAACTCCTCCGAAAAAAAGACTTTTTTCCTGAAAAACGACTGTTTCGTAGAGTCTTTCACAACTTCTTATCACATTTTTATCAAATCCCGGCTCCATGAAAACCGTATGATTTTCATAATGAATCCTTGGAAGACTTACAGCCTCATGTATCTCTTTTTTAAAGATAATATAGTTCAGAATAACCTGAATTATTGCACTTCTTATCCTGTTACTGCCTGCACTTCCCAGAGATAGTTTTAGATTATCATCTTTCATAACAACGGTAGGAGACATCATAGAGGGAAGTCTTACATAGGGAGGCCATCTAAAAAAACCGGATGGATTGAGATCTTCTTCCCCTAACATATTGTTGAGCATGATACCTGTTCCCGGAATAATGCAACCTGAGCCTTCTCCGTTGGTTGTTGTGACACTGACAGCATTTCCTTCGCTGTCTACAACAGATATATGGGTAGTATTTCCCCAAAGATTCAGTCTTTTTGTGAAGAATCCTTTATAAACATCAAATATTTTTTTATCTTCTATCAGGAGCTTAAGCTCTTCATTATGTATATGCTTGTCAACGTATTCCCTTCTGAAAAGCTGTGTTGTGTGCATAGCTTCGACAAGAGATCCTATATGTTTTGTAGAACCGAAACTACTTAAATTTGTGTCTTCAAGGAGTTTTAGTGTAAATCCTATTAAAAGACCTCCCGGAGAAGGTGGAGCATTCGTAAAAATATCGTAATCTCTGAATTTGAAGTAGACAGGATCCTTTTCCTGAACCCTGTACTTTCTGAGATCTTCTTTCCTCAAAAGACCATTTCTTTCTACTGATAATCTTTCAATTTTTTCTGCCACATCCCCCTCGTAAAAAAACCATGAACCTTCCTGGGCAAACCTCCTCAAAAAATCGGCATAATCAGGGTTTTTGTAAATTGTTTTATCATCTATCAATTTCCCATTTACTGTGTATATCTTTTTTGACTCTTCTGTTGCTGTAAAAATAGGCTCTAAAAGTTTGACAAAGGATGCCTGCATTTTTGATAGATAAATACCCTTCTCAGCATACCTTAGAGCTGGTTCCACAAGTTCTTTTAAAGGAAGGGTACATCGATTTTTGTATATCTGATATATCCCTGCAATCATTCCCGGAATGGCAGCAGAACCACATCCTATATGAAATTCCTGAACAGCAGAACCGAAATCAACATAAACAGGGTAAAAGTCAGGATTCTCTACTCTTTTTGGAGGGACATCAACAAAGAAATCGTAAATAACAGGAAGCATACCTTTTTCAATAGCTAAAAGGAAACCTCCACCACCTAAACTTGTCAGTGCTGGTTCTGTAAGAGGTGCTGCAAGAAGAGCTGCAATAGCTGCATCAAATGCATTTCCTCCCTTTTCTAAAATCTCTGCTCCAGCCTCAGCAGTCAGTTTATCTCCAGCTGATATAACTCCTTTCATCTAATAAATCCCATACTTTCAGCAACTTTTACATCTTTTGTTTTTTTATAAACTATTATCATTTTTTCAGATAGAGGTTTTCTCCTCAGAACATTTTTTAGTTTTTTTATCCTCTTTTCTGTACCTAACTGCTTAAATATACCCTTTTTCTCCATCTCTTTTATTATACTGTATGTTTTTTCTTTTATAGTTTTAATACCATTGATATCTATATATTTACCTGAGATTGAGTATCTTGTCGCGTTCCATTTGTTTTGTTTAAGTATCTGATGGTAGGTTCTAAAACTATTTTCTTTTTGGGCAAGTAAAGATAATCCCTGAAAAAGTGAAATAATAAGCTCAATCCTATCAAGTTCAGGGTTTGAGTCACATACTCTGAGTTCTACCGTTCCTAAGTCTGGATGTATTCTCACATCCCACCATATATCTTTTATACTTTCAATAAAACCTCCATCCTTCAGCTGAAAATACAGTTCTTCAAACTGGGAAAAGCTGTCAAAATACTCAGGTATTCCAGCTCTTGGGAGTTGTTCAAATATTTTTGTTCTGTAGGAGTGGAGTCCTGTAAACTCACCGTAGAAAAATGGAGAGCTTGTTGAAAGTCCTAAAAACACAGGAAGGTAGTTTATCACAAGATTGTAACCTCTTACAGCAGATTCTTTATCAGGAAAACCTACATGCACGTGGAGTCCGTATATTAGGAACTGCCTCAATAGGATCTGAAGTTCCTGCAAAAGTTTAAGATATCTTTCTTTTGCTGTTATCTGTGTTTCTTCTTTTTTTGCAAATGTGTGTGTTCCCAGAGCAGATACTCTGAATCCATAATCTTCTCCTATTCTGTCTATCTCCTTTAAGGCCTTTTCAAAGTAAAGTACAACCTCTTCAGGTTTTTCACACACAGGACTAACAATTTCAACCATTGATGTAAGAACTTCCGGTTGTACTATCTTTTTTAGGTCTTCAGGTAGATTCTCAAATATTATCTTTGAAGAGTTGGAAAGAGAATAATCATCCCTATTAACAAGCTGTACCTCAAGCTCAGCTCCTACTGTAAAAGGTTTTGAGTTCTTAAACTTTATTTTTTTCTGTGGGCTCTTGTTACTTTTAATCTTAACCCCTCCACAGAGAGAATTTTTACTTCTTCTCCTTTTTTTATAGGAGTTTCAGAGTAAGCATCCCATATTTCTCCTTCTACAAAAACTTTTCCTTTAGGGTTTATATCTGTTTCGGCTATACCTGTTTTCCCTATCATACCTTCTTTTCCGGTAAGGCTTTTTTTCATCTGAGCTTTTACACCGAGGTAAGCTATAGAAAGGAAAAATACTGTACTAAAAATAACTACAGGAATTATCACTTTTAGGGGAATATCTCCATAAGGAGAAGAAGGATCTACTAAGATAATAGAGCCTATCAAAAGAGCTATAACTCCACTTACTGCCAGAGCTCCAAATGTAGGTGTTATCAGTTCAAGGACAAAAAACAGTATACCCAGTAGTATAAGAAGAACTCCTAACCAGTTAACATCTATGGTATTTAATGCGTAAAGAGCAAGAAGTATAGATACTGCTCCTATAACTCCTGGAATCACAGAACCTGGATTGTAAAGCTCAAAGAATATTCCGTAAAAGCCTATCATAAGAAGCAAATAGGCCAGAGTTGGATTTGCAAGAATTGAAAGTAGTTTTTCTCTGAAGCCTTTTTCTACTTCAATAATTTTTTCATTTTTTTCTATTTTTACGGTAATCTGTGCATTTTTTTTCTTTATCTTTCTACCGTTTACCTTTTTTATCAAGTCATCCATATCTGTTGCAATAATATCTATAACTCCTTTTTTAAGAGCTTCCTCTGCAGTAAGATTTATAGATTGGGTTACCATCTTTTCTATTACTTTTTCATTTCTTCCCTTTGCTTTTGCTATAGACTTAACAAAAGCAACCATATCGTTTATTATCTTTTTTTTCATAGTCTCATTTATCTCTCTGCCGGTCATCTGCACCGGAGATGCAGAACCTATATTTGTGGAAGGTGCCATGGCAGCTATATCTGCAGATATAGTGATGATAGCCCCTGCTGAGGCAGCCCTTGCTCCAGGAGGATACACATAAACAACAACCGGTATGTAAGTGTTCATAATTGTTTTTATAACATCTCTCATGGCAGATTCGAGTCCACCTGGAGTGTCAAGCTGTATTACTATCAGCTTTGCATTTTTTTCTTCAGCCTGTGTTACAACTCTTTTTATGTAATCTGCCATTACAGGAGATACAGCTCCTTCCCATTTTGAGAGAATGATATCTGCTTTTGACTGAAAACTTATGAGAAAGACAAGAACAATGAGCAGTTTTTTCATCATATCCTCACAAATAAGTTATACAAACCGGAGAACTTTTACAACCGATTGGCACATAATTTGCCCAACTATCAGGTGTAGTATACAGAAATATAACTGAATATGTAAAAAATTGAACAATATTTATGCAAATAATACTAATTT contains the following coding sequences:
- the argH gene encoding argininosuccinate lyase, whose amino-acid sequence is MEKKLWGGRFSEGTDQFVEEFTESISFDKELAIYDIKGSIAHARMLGKQGIIPEEDAEKIIKGLEEIKKEIEEGKFRWKKELEDVHMNIEKALIEKIGDTGGKLHTGRSRNDQVITAFRLYLKEQTEDIINLLLELKKALLKKAKETVDIVMPAYTHLQRAQPVRMAHYFLAYLEIYNRDEERFRDTLKRIDQMPLGSGALAGVDFPIDREMTAKELGFSQVMRNSLDATASRDAIIEFLSDAAICMSNLSRQSEDLIIWNSTEFSFVELPDKLTTGSSIMPQKKNPDVLELIRGKTGRVYGDLIALLTVVKGLPMAYNRDLQEDKEPVFDAVRTVKGSIIGMTKIIEGLKPRKDIMEKAAGGFSLATDLANYLVRKGMPFRQAHHVVGQIVAYLTSQNRELESITLEELKDFSELFEEDALKILNPYYVADARKSYGGTAKERVLEQIKYWEEKLKE
- a CDS encoding GGDEF domain-containing protein; translation: MDAKIKKSAVIYIFIFLLLSIGIWFLFDLKKIQNKQVYLNQKIIKAAAEFKATLNGYKMVIDFVENKYFIDPDILKIIYLCMKSPPEKRANCKKTLFKKLKPLYTEMKKYQINYVQLRFPDGTVFFRFHRQQIKESPLKSKKNFIFGENKRITGGFRFPFELYYKNIFLGTGEIIVSYDAIKEELRRIFKGEYRFLVYKDFMLNRVLKEERKSYIQSDISPDFYYVSSGKRNFQIDPEILAEINRKLKEKIKDKVGRFRNFAVDVNVNGDYYVVSFIVIRSMKGEKIGYLVYYEKDNTISLFDETFLIMYASVEFALVAMLGLIITTIKRGEKFRILSEIDTLTGIYNKGKFNRVLDEELKKVRRYKRPLGLILFDIDHFKKINDTYGHQVGDYVLKTVAKIVKDNIRDTDIFARWGGEEFVILAPETDINGLKILAEKLRKAIEDYNFEKVGKVTASFGITEAIPEDTVDSVVRRADEALYAAKERGRNRVEIILPEI
- a CDS encoding CinA family nicotinamide mononucleotide deamidase-related protein, with protein sequence MRFFIVITGTEFTTGLKQEKNSLYISKEVFKRGGEVIGIHIAPDDIYQIQYAIKIGMDKSDVVIVSGGLGPTEDDMTRNAISEAIGVPLIFDEEWLRTIKNTLKEQGREITENIKKMAKLPYGARKIENPVGKALGFIKVLDDVKKAIVAVPGVPSEMKPMVLKALDYLGLKEQEKRVHLFRTFGKPEAEINDILSDIEDIVLNSSPKGVDIFVLDKNEFFLENKVKVIRERLGELIYTEEEKEMEEIVGNILKEKGLTVSTAESSTGGLIATRIVNVPGASEYMMGGVVSYSNQVKVNTLGVKKEDIERYGAVSEPVAKQMAEGVKTLLKTDISVSDTGIAGPTGGTKEKPVGLHYIGYSDRKKTEVHRVVFKGERNDIRLAVSQYALNLIRLNLR
- a CDS encoding site-2 protease family protein; its protein translation is MRFKSIPLFKIFGIQVNLDFSWFIVFFLISLTLAEYFFPNYYPGHSFIVYWIVGGVSAILLFGSVLLHELSHSLVAIKHGIPVREIDLFIFGGVAMIEEEAPSPKVEFLVAVAGPLCSFFLGFLFYILALLYPVNDLINGIINYLMLVNFALALFNLVPAFPLDGGRILRSIIWAKKDLLTATKISSMTGTAFAYFLMLLGVLSLIQGSLINAMWYGFLGLFLKNAAKVSYEQTKLGVILSKYRVEQFMNTVKPVLPDETVADFMIHYYPFYRSSIFPVIGKDGKIYIVDINRIKEIPRDRWEYITVWEIAQSLEVFVSPYDTLLKAIKLMNRYQIDELPVIYGNTVLGIIKRDIIESLVERYLLEEKFQGG
- a CDS encoding metal-binding protein, with the translated sequence MAAGRTHDIINLSLLPVAVYYLQPESFSGFVGGYLVGTFFLSPDNDIYHSKPNRRWKLLRFIWLPYTKIFSHRGVSHLPVVGSVLKILYLLILFLLLLSILAGVLYFSKPDLLNSIDIPQQQLMFYIKHPFTVSFLIGLILSEIVHIITDMIYSTAKKFKLIR
- a CDS encoding OmpA family protein — translated: MKEEQKEEKETVAQKEKKAGYKPLKMHARIHFDFDRYNIKKDYLPYLNVITRYLKANKELKIKIVGYTDSIGSKEYNDRLARKRAESIKKYLIDHGISPDRIEIIGKGKEDYLFDNNTPLNRFTNRRAEFFVMEPVEGK
- the ftsY gene encoding signal recognition particle-docking protein FtsY, whose product is MFKSMIDKLKSGLEKTKKQFVDSFSSISFGRKIDEELFEDIEMILLKADVGVKATEEIIDFLREESKRRRLKDGEQLKELLKEKLYEILKECESPLNLGEERPAVILFLGINGSGKTTTVGKLAAQFVKDGKSVVLAAADTFRAAAIDQLEVWAERAKARIVKHSPGSDPAAVVYDAVNSAKSRGDDIVLIDTAGRLHTKEHLIKELQKIKRTIKKLMPDQPVETILVLDGTIGQNSINQAKIFKEATDVTGIVITKLDGTAKGGAIIPICKELKIPIKFIGVGEGIEDLQPFDAKAFVDALFD
- the ggt gene encoding gamma-glutamyltransferase, yielding MKGVISAGDKLTAEAGAEILEKGGNAFDAAIAALLAAPLTEPALTSLGGGGFLLAIEKGMLPVIYDFFVDVPPKRVENPDFYPVYVDFGSAVQEFHIGCGSAAIPGMIAGIYQIYKNRCTLPLKELVEPALRYAEKGIYLSKMQASFVKLLEPIFTATEESKKIYTVNGKLIDDKTIYKNPDYADFLRRFAQEGSWFFYEGDVAEKIERLSVERNGLLRKEDLRKYRVQEKDPVYFKFRDYDIFTNAPPSPGGLLIGFTLKLLEDTNLSSFGSTKHIGSLVEAMHTTQLFRREYVDKHIHNEELKLLIEDKKIFDVYKGFFTKRLNLWGNTTHISVVDSEGNAVSVTTTNGEGSGCIIPGTGIMLNNMLGEEDLNPSGFFRWPPYVRLPSMMSPTVVMKDDNLKLSLGSAGSNRIRSAIIQVILNYIIFKKEIHEAVSLPRIHYENHTVFMEPGFDKNVIRSCERLYETVVFQEKSLFFGGVQAVTGDFEGAGDPRRGGYTISVK
- a CDS encoding YbdK family carboxylate-amine ligase; protein product: MKSNKSPQKKIKFKNSKPFTVGAELEVQLVNRDDYSLSNSSKIIFENLPEDLKKIVQPEVLTSMVEIVSPVCEKPEEVVLYFEKALKEIDRIGEDYGFRVSALGTHTFAKKEETQITAKERYLKLLQELQILLRQFLIYGLHVHVGFPDKESAVRGYNLVINYLPVFLGLSTSSPFFYGEFTGLHSYRTKIFEQLPRAGIPEYFDSFSQFEELYFQLKDGGFIESIKDIWWDVRIHPDLGTVELRVCDSNPELDRIELIISLFQGLSLLAQKENSFRTYHQILKQNKWNATRYSISGKYIDINGIKTIKEKTYSIIKEMEKKGIFKQLGTEKRIKKLKNVLRRKPLSEKMIIVYKKTKDVKVAESMGFIR
- a CDS encoding NfeD family protein: MKKLLIVLVFLISFQSKADIILSKWEGAVSPVMADYIKRVVTQAEEKNAKLIVIQLDTPGGLESAMRDVIKTIMNTYIPVVVYVYPPGARAASAGAIITISADIAAMAPSTNIGSASPVQMTGREINETMKKKIINDMVAFVKSIAKAKGRNEKVIEKMVTQSINLTAEEALKKGVIDIIATDMDDLIKKVNGRKIKKKNAQITVKIEKNEKIIEVEKGFREKLLSILANPTLAYLLLMIGFYGIFFELYNPGSVIPGVIGAVSILLALYALNTIDVNWLGVLLILLGILFFVLELITPTFGALAVSGVIALLIGSIILVDPSSPYGDIPLKVIIPVVIFSTVFFLSIAYLGVKAQMKKSLTGKEGMIGKTGIAETDINPKGKVFVEGEIWDAYSETPIKKGEEVKILSVEGLRLKVTRAHRKK